One Aphidius gifuensis isolate YNYX2018 linkage group LG5, ASM1490517v1, whole genome shotgun sequence genomic region harbors:
- the LOC122858349 gene encoding uncharacterized protein LOC122858349 has product MGNSETKLSSKHFTLTEDNSKTNQVSIEGMIPTVPGKPILIPVLSTDLDAVEICWERSLNRDESSFLGYLIEHRRLGSPHWIQSLPNLCILPQSTIAGLEPGWRYHFRVRAKNCYGFSQPSEISDPLTVTLQSSNTSAPQFEVGLHDTTTLENDRVEFLVQFIGIPIPKISWFKDDFEIFSSRRTRIITENGKSTLLIYQTSLSDVGQIKCTAVNKVGHVMTQANLILEAPPKIRLPRQYEDGLLFKRHETIWLKAFIAGRPLPNVTWFHDSTEIHSDNRHVIEISDSGECRMKIDGAKRTDRGEYTVRAINKVGAEEASFLVTVTDRPASPGKAKVTMTLGRSITLSWKEPSDDGGCKIGSYIVEYYRVGWDVWLKATTCRQPQTTISELFEGSEYKFRVKAENPYGVSEMSEESDIIIIPDCKTGLNYTAQNAMSISNMTKVYQNHKEKDLHRKQKKNYNEMVNLTVAALSDGSEKYEVGSFHPVSIEESGQSNARKLLKNESKVTFSDATPDLEFARASQTPLNSNADNHSNLHSQYQISDKFLKKNPTGLSQQSSTPNHLISNLNSENDCTFSKKKMNLKTHNEQTNTRFFDCMKNTEITENKEKNMIHSNANDPSIILRNAIEDYNHLTVCTSDEEPKEINKNFCPFPRSISFPELFLRDSQITKVLRNAVSLTELLHEFDVENFFEVCNKKQSTKIIEIKKKFVTIEKPIPISNESNKKKKSEMISFSNSEPYTCKYSENSGSSSSHLKAKQYNLHSHQNPTIQNTKLKNDLQSNAGSCGIQPKSILKKYPIIRPIVTNRCTEPLSVCTNQPYAEISPEQFSLQNSTSKATNDDTHSLSAGGAAQRCRKFIADRKYEGMSSIANTENFDCERALIDYYAGVVKKHSLCTSQIQKLEPSEIPASTGDLIYDKDISHKKLSKKFDMTDKHTELIHESDIEEEIPTSEKRQKNPQAISLKSELTLNASFPKNQKLCSYKPFFHESENRVEQREPIFESCSKTELIKIHSIQNKVNKKLNNKADINIRSITGYTIDMTLLIAATYIYFFKKEIFAIPLIGLLLYRKILEKFGFKSQ; this is encoded by the exons ATGGGTAATAGTGAGACGAAGTTATCAAGCAAACATTTTACATTAACCGAAGATAACTCCAAAACAAACCAAGTTAGCATAG aAGGAATGATTCCTACTGTACCCGGAAAACCGATACTTATACCAGTGTTATCTACGGACTTGGATGCGGTTGAAATTTGCTGGGAAAGGTCGTTAAATCGAGATGAATCATCATTCTTGGGGTATTTGATCGAACATCGACGTCTTGGATCTCCACACTGGATTCAATCATTACCCAATTTGTGTATACTACCACAATCAACGATTGCGGGGCTAGAACCAGGATGGCGATATCACTTTCGAGTTAGAGCTAAAAACTGTTATGGTTTTTCACAACCGAGTGAAATATCAGATCCACTAACCGTAACTCTGCAATCTTCAAATACTTCGGCTCCTCAGTTTGAAGTTGGTTTACACGATACAACTACCTTAGAGAATGATCGG GTGGAATTCCTTGTTCAATTTATTGGTATTCCTATTCCAAAAATATCATGGTTTAAAGACGACTTTGAGATATTTAGCAGTCGTAGAACTAGGATTATTACTGAAAATGGAAAAAGTACTCTGCTCATTTATCAAACTTCTCTGAGTGACGTGGGTCAAATCAAGTGTACAGCTGTGAATAAAGTTGGCCATGTGATGACTCAAGCAAATCTAATTCTTGAAG cACCACCAAAAATACGCCTACCTCGTCAATACGAAGATGGTTTGCTTTTTAAGCGTCATGAAACTATCTGGTTAAAAGCATTTATCGCCGGCCGACCTTTACCGAACGTAACGTGGTTTCATGACTCAACAGAGATCCATTCTGATAATAGACATGTGATAGAGATTTCTGATTCGGGAGAGTGTCGTATGAAAATAGATGGAGCAAAAAGAACAGACAGAGGAGAGTATACCGTGCGAGCTATTAACAAAGTTGGAGCAGAAGAAGCATCGTTTCTAGTGACTGTTACCG ACCGACCAGCGTCTCCTGGGAAAGCAAAAGTTACGATGACTTTGGGAAGATCAATCACTTTGTCATGGAAAGAACCAAGTGATGATGGTGGTTGCAAAATAGGAAGCTACATCGTAGAATATTACCGA gttGGGTGGGACGTTTGGCTAAAAGCTACCACATGCCGACAACCACAAACTACTATCAGTGAGTTGTTCGAAGGATCAGAATACAAATTCCGAGTGAAAGCCGAGAATCCATATGGAGTTAGTGAAATGAGTGAGGAAAGTGATATAATTATCATCCCAGATTGTAAAACAGG ATTAAATTATACTGCTCAGAATGCTATGTCGATATCCAATATGACAAAAGTATACCAAAATCACAAAGAGAAAGATCTTCatcgaaaacaaaaaaaaaactacaatgaAATGGTGAATTTGACAGTTGCTGCGTTATCTGACGGTTCAGAAAAATATGAGGTAGGATCATTCCATCCAGTTTCAATTGAGGAATCTGGCCAGAGCAACGCacgaaaacttttaaaaaacgaGAGCAAAGTGACTTTCTCCGATGCAACACCGGATCTAGAATTTGCACGTGCATCGCAAACTCCCTTAAACTCTAACGCCGATAATCATTCCAATCTTCATTCTCAATATCAGATCAGTGACAagtttcttaaaaaaaatcctacaGGATTAAGCCAACAATCTAGTACACCAAATCATCTCATATCTAACTTGAATAGTGAAAATGATTGTACCTTTtccaaaaagaaaatgaatttaaagaCTCATAATGAACAGACAAATACGAGATTTTTTGATTGCATGAAAAACACCGAGATTAcggaaaataaagaaaaaaatatgattcataGTAACGCGAATGATCCGTCGATTATTTTGAGAAATGCAATTGAAGACTATAATCATTTGACAGTGTGCACATCTGATGAAGAACCCAaggaaattaataaaaacttttgtCCTTTTCCACGATCTATTTCTTTCCCGGAACTATTTCTCCGTGATTCTCAGATAACAAAAGTCCTTCGGAATGCTGTCAGTTTGACTGAATTATTACATGAATTTGATGTCGAAAACTTTTTTGAAGtttgcaataaaaaacaatcaaccAAGAtcattgagataaaaaaaaaatttgtaactATCGAAAAACCAATTCCAATATCCAATgaaagtaacaaaaaaaaaaagtcagaaATGATTTCTTTTTCGAACAGTGAGCCGTATACCTGCAAATATTCAGAGAATTCAGGATCTTCAAGTTCTCATCTCAAAGCTAAGCAGTATAATTTACATTCACATCAAAATCCGACGATTCAAAATACAAAGTTGAAGAACGACCTTCAATCGAACGCAGGATCATGTGGTATCCAACCAAAATCaattctcaaaaaatatccaataatTAGGCCAATTGTTACTAATCGATGTACAGAGCCCCTATCTGTGTGCACAAACCAACCATATGCTGAAATATCTCCAGAACAGTTTTCATTACAAAATAGTACCTCAAAAGCCACCAATGACGATACTCACTCACTCAGTGCTGGAGGAGCTGCCCAACGGTGTAGAAAATTCATTGCTGACCGAAAATATGAAGGCATGTCTTCTATTGCAAATACAGAAAATTTTGACTGCGAAAGAGCACTTATCGACTATTATGCAGGGGTTGTCAAAAAACATTCATTATGTACATCTCAAATTCAAAAACTTGAACCATCAGAAATTCCTGCCTCGACAGGTGACTTGATATATGATAAGGATATCTCTCataaaaaactatcaaaaaaatttgacatgaCGGATAAGCATACAGAACTCATTCATGAGTCTGATATTGAAGAAGAGATCCCAACATCCGAAAAAAGGCAAAAGAATCCACAAGCAATAAGTTTGAAATCTGAACTAACATTAAATGCTTCATTTCCGAAAAATCAGAAACTTTGCAGTTATAAACCTTTTTTTCATGAGAGCGAAAATCGAGTTGAACAAAGAGAGCCAATTTTTGAATCTTGCTCCAAGAcagaattgataaaaatacattcaattcaaaataaagtgaataaaaaGCTGAATAACAAGGCTGATATTAATATTCGGAGCATCACTGGTTATACTATTGATATGACTCTTCTCATAGCAGCAACAtacatttatttctttaaaaaagaGATTTTTGCGATCCCGCTAATTGGACTATTACTTTACCGAAAAATTCTCGAAAAGTTCGGATTTAAAAGTCAATGA